From Candidatus Amoebophilus asiaticus 5a2, the proteins below share one genomic window:
- a CDS encoding leucine-rich repeat domain-containing protein: MKIILHYLIAFFMIFMLGCRTPNPIPTNLPDLVEEEVALAFEKHSFVSFQELHADTPYSIWEQFFTQRGGRSFWQTLQQREDSLNFDFASLIVPSLLINPSGWITEQEKNEVAAGIIHYLVCYQVSVKNMTLNPKITRIEVDRSNQLSFIPAEIVNIVSLTSLDLSHNCIRELPDGMCNLTGLNLSWNQLRGLPTRIDNLDKLTFLDLSHNRITELPAEIGNLASLKMLNLGYNQLVELPADISNFTNLTSLDLSHNRIIKLSDEIFNFISLTCLDISHNGIRELSNEIFYLTSLRVLNLEYNQLVGLPAEIFSSTNLSYLNLCENKLRTLPASINSKFTKLLEDQVQDELEQRIEEESAEDLLEEYEEVLEDEVREDIANGKLGNNSWLASSELLPINKGILKHALRRHARQTFPHSLTTLCMNYIENTPKSRKVFTRRSLSSGARK; this comes from the coding sequence ATGAAAATTATACTACATTACCTTATAGCTTTTTTCATGATATTTATGTTAGGATGTCGTACTCCTAATCCTATACCCACAAATCTACCAGACTTAGTAGAGGAGGAAGTAGCGTTAGCATTTGAGAAGCACTCCTTTGTATCCTTCCAAGAGTTGCATGCTGATACACCTTATAGTATATGGGAACAATTTTTTACCCAGCGAGGTGGTCGTTCCTTTTGGCAAACTCTACAACAAAGGGAAGATAGCTTAAATTTTGATTTTGCAAGTCTTATTGTTCCTTCACTCCTTATTAATCCATCAGGATGGATAACTGAACAAGAAAAAAATGAAGTGGCAGCAGGAATTATACACTACTTAGTTTGTTATCAAGTTTCTGTAAAAAATATGACACTGAATCCGAAAATTACGCGTATTGAAGTTGACAGAAGCAACCAACTTAGTTTTATACCAGCTGAGATAGTTAATATTGTTAGCTTAACCTCTCTGGATCTCTCCCATAATTGTATTAGAGAACTACCTGATGGAATGTGTAATTTAACAGGACTTAACCTATCTTGGAATCAGCTTAGAGGCCTACCAACTAGAATAGACAATCTTGACAAATTAACCTTTCTAGACTTATCGCATAACCGTATTACAGAGCTGCCAGCTGAAATAGGAAACCTTGCTAGCCTAAAGATGCTGAACCTAGGATATAACCAGCTTGTAGAACTACCCGCTGATATAAGTAATTTTACTAACTTAACCTCTCTGGATCTCTCCCACAATCGTATTATAAAGCTATCTGATGAAATATTCAATTTTATTAGCCTAACTTGTCTGGATATCTCTCATAATGGTATTAGAGAGCTATCTAATGAAATATTCTATCTTACTAGCCTAAGGGTGCTGAATTTAGAATATAACCAGCTTGTAGGACTACCAGCTGAAATATTTAGTTCTACTAACCTAAGCTATCTGAATCTATGCGAAAATAAACTTAGAACACTACCTGCTTCTATAAATAGCAAATTTACTAAACTACTAGAGGATCAAGTACAAGATGAATTAGAACAACGTATAGAAGAGGAGTCTGCGGAAGACCTATTAGAAGAATATGAGGAGGTGCTAGAAGATGAAGTCCGAGAGGATATTGCTAATGGCAAACTAGGCAACAACTCATGGTTAGCTTCTAGCGAGTTACTACCAATTAATAAGGGAATCCTAAAGCATGCGTTAAGAAGACATGCTCGTCAAACATTTCCTCATAGTTTAACTACCCTGTGTATGAATTATATAGAAAACACTCCAAAATCGAGAAAAGTATTTACCAGAAGAAGTCTGTCAAGCGGCGCGAGAAAATAG
- a CDS encoding polysaccharide deacetylase family protein: MANQLTEDTEKLLPQEAVGISEPLGEIAFSLDDAPMPSTAIFNGVEKTERIIQALQDANCPAVGIFAIGKYAHTPTGLKRLHMYAEAGHIIANHSYSHYKLNDITAQDFIEDIKKAHEILSPLPSFKLLFRFPYLAEGKDEVQRQEVIQYLQSMGYREGYITVNNHDYYMSKLLVDAVKAGKIIDHEKLKNLYVSILWDCIISVDKLSHKVLNRKVKHVLLLHENDLAALFIGDLIEHIRKQGWKIISIEEAYEDPLALMPVTNTYSLVGRLGAIAIQKGLDKKLAVFPETAEYSYIPRALKQQQIFKSPVFNP; this comes from the coding sequence ATGGCTAACCAGCTAACAGAAGATACAGAAAAGCTACTACCTCAGGAAGCAGTAGGGATAAGTGAACCACTAGGAGAAATAGCCTTTAGTTTAGATGATGCCCCCATGCCTAGCACAGCTATTTTTAATGGTGTTGAAAAAACAGAAAGGATCATACAAGCATTGCAAGATGCTAATTGCCCTGCGGTAGGTATTTTTGCTATAGGCAAATATGCGCATACACCCACTGGATTAAAGCGATTGCACATGTATGCAGAGGCAGGCCATATTATAGCTAACCACTCTTATAGTCATTATAAACTTAATGATATTACTGCCCAAGACTTCATAGAAGATATCAAGAAGGCTCACGAGATTTTAAGCCCATTGCCCAGCTTTAAATTACTATTTAGGTTTCCTTATTTAGCTGAGGGTAAAGATGAAGTTCAACGCCAAGAAGTTATACAATATTTGCAATCTATGGGTTATCGAGAAGGCTATATTACCGTTAATAATCACGACTACTATATGAGTAAGTTGCTGGTTGATGCAGTTAAAGCAGGCAAAATAATTGATCACGAGAAGCTTAAAAACTTATACGTTAGTATCCTATGGGATTGTATCATAAGTGTTGATAAGCTATCGCACAAAGTATTAAATAGAAAGGTAAAGCATGTACTTTTACTACACGAAAATGATTTAGCAGCGCTTTTTATAGGGGACCTTATAGAACATATCCGTAAACAAGGGTGGAAAATTATTTCTATTGAGGAAGCTTATGAAGATCCACTAGCCCTAATGCCTGTTACTAATACATATAGTTTGGTGGGACGCTTGGGAGCTATAGCGATACAAAAGGGCCTGGATAAAAAGCTGGCAGTATTTCCAGAAACGGCCGAATATAGTTATATACCTAGAGCTTTAAAACAACAGCAAATATTCAAAAGTCCCGTATTTAACCCTTAG
- a CDS encoding alpha-ketoacid dehydrogenase subunit alpha/beta has protein sequence MKISQQEILNDYRIACQSREASILARKEVFMGKAKFGIFGDGKEVAQLAMAKVFQAGDIRSGYYRDQTFMLAIGELTIQQYFAQLYAHASITADPASGGRMMNSHFGNRMLDENGNWKKLVSLKNSAGDLSPTGAQMPRLVGLAYASKLYRNNPLLANLTDFSNNGNEIAFGTIGNASTSEGMFFEAINAAGVLQIPMLVSVWDDDYGISVPQNYHTTKHSISQALAGFQRTEQETGLEIFTVKGWDYQAVCETYQRAADLCRTQHVPVIIHVQEMTQPQGHSTSGSHERYKSAERLMWEAEYDCNKKMREWLLVNNLATASQLDTIEKEAKETVKSQKDAAWQSFTKDMQKEQQEAIQLLQELALTNSDSQEITKIVEELNVAINPTRLHATRAVKQALYHLRQTPYIIKKHLISWLQENQKRNEQRFNSHLYSTALNAALNIDVVKPDIDTNSPWMDGREVLLACFDAALAREPRLFIIGEDVGRIGDVNQGLAGMQQKYGEIRVTDTGIRECTILGQGIGAAMRGLRPIVEIQYLDYLLYALQTMSDDLATLRYRTCNGQKAPLIIRTRGHRLEGIWHSGSYIAGIIHNVRGIYVLVPRNMTQAAGFYNTLLQADDPALVIECLNGYRIKEQLPNNIREFTIPLGIPEILRKGEDVTIVTYGAMCRIVMEAAARLEKLGIDCEVIDVQTLLPFDIQHSIVESLKKTNRIVFADEDVPGGTTAYMLQQVIEKQEGFKYLDTAPITITSQEHRPAYGDDGNYFSKPNVETVVDTIYSMMSTCAPAKYPILI, from the coding sequence ATGAAAATTAGCCAACAAGAAATATTAAATGATTATAGAATTGCATGCCAAAGTAGAGAAGCCAGCATACTAGCACGTAAAGAAGTTTTTATGGGTAAAGCTAAGTTTGGCATCTTTGGTGATGGTAAAGAAGTAGCACAATTAGCCATGGCCAAAGTATTTCAAGCAGGCGATATTCGTTCTGGCTACTATAGAGATCAAACTTTTATGTTGGCTATAGGAGAGCTCACCATCCAACAGTATTTTGCACAGCTCTATGCACATGCTTCTATAACAGCTGACCCTGCTTCTGGCGGCAGAATGATGAATAGCCACTTTGGTAATCGTATGCTCGATGAAAACGGGAACTGGAAAAAGCTAGTCTCATTAAAAAACAGTGCAGGAGATTTATCGCCCACTGGTGCACAAATGCCCCGTTTAGTAGGGTTAGCGTATGCATCCAAACTATATAGAAATAATCCTTTGTTGGCTAACCTTACAGATTTCTCGAATAACGGTAATGAGATTGCTTTTGGCACTATTGGCAACGCATCTACTTCGGAAGGTATGTTTTTTGAGGCAATCAATGCTGCAGGAGTTCTGCAGATACCCATGCTTGTTTCTGTATGGGATGACGATTACGGTATATCTGTACCTCAAAATTATCATACTACTAAACATAGTATTTCGCAAGCACTAGCAGGCTTCCAGCGAACAGAGCAAGAGACAGGTTTAGAAATCTTTACTGTAAAAGGTTGGGATTACCAAGCAGTATGTGAGACCTATCAACGAGCGGCTGACTTATGCCGTACACAACATGTACCTGTAATAATTCATGTTCAAGAGATGACACAGCCACAAGGCCACTCTACGTCAGGGTCACATGAGCGTTATAAATCAGCAGAAAGGCTAATGTGGGAAGCAGAGTATGATTGTAATAAAAAGATGAGAGAGTGGTTGTTAGTTAATAACTTAGCAACAGCTTCTCAGCTAGATACTATAGAAAAAGAAGCCAAAGAAACAGTAAAAAGCCAGAAAGATGCTGCTTGGCAGTCTTTTACAAAAGACATGCAAAAAGAGCAACAAGAAGCCATTCAGCTTTTACAAGAACTTGCATTAACAAATTCAGATAGCCAAGAGATCACAAAGATTGTAGAAGAGCTTAATGTAGCTATTAACCCTACCCGATTACATGCCACACGTGCTGTAAAACAAGCACTTTACCATTTAAGACAAACACCTTATATCATAAAAAAACATTTGATTAGCTGGTTACAAGAGAATCAAAAGAGAAATGAACAGCGCTTTAATTCACATCTATATAGTACAGCCTTAAATGCAGCTTTAAATATTGATGTAGTAAAGCCTGATATCGATACAAACAGCCCCTGGATGGATGGCCGCGAAGTATTGCTGGCTTGCTTTGATGCAGCATTAGCAAGAGAGCCACGCTTATTTATTATAGGCGAAGATGTAGGGCGAATAGGCGATGTAAACCAAGGACTGGCTGGCATGCAACAAAAGTATGGAGAAATTCGAGTAACTGATACGGGTATTAGAGAGTGTACTATTCTAGGACAAGGTATTGGCGCTGCCATGCGCGGTTTAAGGCCTATTGTAGAAATACAGTACCTAGATTACTTGCTATATGCTCTTCAAACAATGAGCGACGACCTAGCTACCCTACGCTACCGAACTTGTAATGGACAAAAAGCTCCTTTGATTATCCGTACACGTGGGCACAGGCTAGAAGGAATCTGGCATTCAGGATCTTATATTGCTGGCATTATTCATAACGTACGGGGTATTTATGTATTAGTACCTAGAAATATGACTCAGGCAGCCGGGTTTTACAATACTTTACTCCAGGCCGATGATCCTGCTTTGGTTATTGAATGCTTAAATGGATACCGTATCAAGGAACAACTGCCTAATAATATTAGAGAATTTACAATCCCTTTAGGTATCCCTGAAATACTTAGAAAAGGCGAAGATGTCACCATAGTTACTTATGGAGCTATGTGCCGCATTGTCATGGAAGCAGCCGCTAGGCTAGAAAAGCTAGGAATCGACTGTGAGGTAATAGATGTGCAAACACTACTACCTTTTGATATCCAACATAGTATTGTCGAGTCTCTGAAGAAAACCAACCGTATTGTATTTGCTGATGAAGATGTACCTGGTGGTACTACGGCTTATATGCTACAACAAGTGATAGAAAAACAAGAAGGTTTTAAATATTTAGACACGGCACCTATTACCATTACTAGCCAGGAACACAGACCTGCTTATGGCGATGATGGTAATTATTTTTCTAAGCCCAATGTAGAAACAGTAGTTGATACTATATATAGTATGATGTCTACTTGTGCACCGGCAAAATATCCTATTTTGATATAA
- the polA gene encoding DNA polymerase I, which produces MATTNKPKLFLLDALALIYRAHFAFIKNPRITSKGLNTSATLGFTNTLVEVITKEKPSHIIVAFDTGAPTHRHTAFPAYKEHRPSQPEDITVAIPYVKKILKAFRIPVLLLEGYEADDIIGTLARQAAVQGFEVYMMTPDKDFAQLVDDHIYIYKPAFMGNGVAILDRQAVLEKWGISNVDQIRDLLALQGDAVDNIPGIPSIGIKTAQKLIQQFGTLENLLANADQLTGKLQENVVKYAQQGILSKELATIHTEVPIQFDAEESRYQGPDPVALKEIFQELEFNSLTRRLLGEDNYNTKRTPGTQANLFDFTPTDQPTAETASVYLDPAPFRNIYTTKHQYYLIDTPSLRQNLINYLKLQDTFCFDTETTSLDPYQAQLVGISFAYYPGEAYYVPIPAERKAAQAIIEEFRPLLESTTQCKVGQNLKYDNLILRTYGIEVAPPIFDTMVAHYLVAPDKPHNMNAIAESYLNYAPIPIEALIGSRKSTQKSMRMVDVELVKEYACEDADITLQLKRLLELNIKQENLSKLFYEIEIPLVQVLTAMEYQGVQIDTQVLREISVTLGTELAALEKEIHRLAGHAFNISSPKQLGEILFDKLKIAGNNKKTKSGQYATGELVLADLTKDHPIAANILDYRELQKLKSTYVDALIDLISPFDGKVHTSYNQTVVTTGRLSSTNPNLQNIPIRTEKGRAIRKAFVPSKPDHVLLSADYSQIELRIMASFSQDEHMIEAFKAGKDIHTATASKLFKVPLEQVDESMRRQAKTANFGIIYGISGFGLAQRLGISRSEAIATIQAYFQEFHAIKAYMDRVIGQAREQGYVTTLMGRKRYLRDINSRNSTLRGFDERNAINTPIQGTAAEMIKLAMVHIYEWLQKEKLQSKLILQVHDELVFDVPQHEIEIMREHVAYFMKNSLPLAGVPVEVQIGLGKNWEEAH; this is translated from the coding sequence ATGGCTACTACTAATAAACCTAAATTATTCCTCTTAGATGCGTTGGCCCTTATTTACCGGGCTCATTTCGCTTTTATTAAGAATCCTAGAATTACTTCAAAAGGCCTTAATACCAGTGCTACTTTGGGTTTTACCAACACTTTAGTAGAGGTCATTACTAAAGAGAAGCCAAGCCACATCATTGTAGCCTTTGATACTGGAGCACCTACGCATAGACATACGGCTTTCCCAGCTTATAAAGAACACAGGCCTTCCCAGCCCGAAGATATTACGGTTGCTATTCCCTATGTAAAAAAAATCTTAAAAGCCTTTCGTATACCTGTACTATTGCTCGAAGGCTATGAGGCGGATGATATTATTGGAACGTTGGCTCGGCAGGCTGCCGTACAAGGGTTCGAAGTGTACATGATGACGCCTGATAAAGATTTTGCACAATTGGTAGATGATCATATTTATATATATAAGCCAGCTTTTATGGGCAATGGCGTAGCCATTCTAGATAGGCAGGCGGTATTAGAAAAATGGGGTATATCGAACGTAGATCAAATAAGGGATCTGCTTGCACTCCAGGGCGATGCTGTGGATAATATTCCGGGTATACCCAGTATTGGAATAAAAACAGCACAGAAACTAATACAGCAGTTTGGGACTTTAGAAAACTTATTAGCCAACGCTGATCAGTTAACTGGGAAGCTGCAAGAGAATGTAGTAAAATATGCACAGCAGGGCATTTTATCTAAAGAATTGGCTACGATACATACAGAAGTGCCTATACAGTTTGATGCTGAAGAGAGTCGGTACCAAGGTCCTGATCCTGTAGCGCTTAAGGAAATTTTTCAAGAGTTAGAATTTAATTCGCTAACAAGACGTTTATTAGGAGAAGACAACTATAACACAAAAAGGACTCCCGGCACTCAAGCCAACTTATTTGATTTCACACCTACTGACCAGCCAACCGCAGAAACGGCTTCTGTATATCTTGATCCTGCTCCATTTCGTAATATTTATACTACAAAGCATCAATATTATCTTATAGATACACCGTCTTTACGGCAAAATTTGATTAATTATCTAAAACTTCAGGATACTTTCTGCTTTGATACAGAAACTACTAGCCTAGATCCCTACCAAGCGCAGCTTGTCGGGATTTCATTTGCTTACTACCCTGGTGAGGCGTACTATGTACCTATTCCAGCAGAAAGGAAGGCTGCGCAAGCAATTATTGAAGAGTTCCGCCCATTACTTGAAAGTACTACCCAGTGTAAAGTAGGCCAGAATTTAAAATACGATAACCTTATTCTACGCACTTATGGCATAGAAGTAGCGCCTCCTATTTTTGATACCATGGTAGCGCATTACCTGGTAGCACCTGATAAACCTCATAACATGAATGCTATTGCCGAAAGCTATCTTAATTATGCACCTATTCCTATAGAGGCTTTAATTGGTTCTAGAAAGTCTACGCAGAAAAGCATGCGGATGGTGGATGTGGAATTGGTTAAAGAGTATGCTTGCGAAGATGCAGATATTACCCTACAGCTTAAAAGGCTTTTAGAACTAAATATTAAACAAGAAAATTTATCAAAGCTATTTTATGAAATAGAAATTCCGTTGGTACAGGTGCTTACTGCCATGGAGTACCAGGGAGTGCAAATAGACACTCAAGTGCTACGGGAAATTTCTGTTACGTTGGGTACAGAGCTTGCAGCTTTAGAAAAAGAGATTCATAGGTTAGCAGGGCATGCGTTTAACATCAGTTCTCCTAAGCAGCTTGGTGAAATATTATTTGATAAGCTGAAAATTGCTGGAAATAATAAAAAGACAAAATCAGGGCAATATGCTACTGGCGAGCTGGTGCTAGCCGATTTAACAAAGGACCATCCCATTGCAGCTAACATATTAGATTACAGGGAACTACAAAAATTAAAATCCACATATGTAGATGCTTTAATTGATCTAATTTCTCCCTTTGATGGGAAAGTGCATACTTCTTATAACCAAACCGTAGTAACCACGGGTCGGCTTAGTTCTACCAACCCGAACTTACAAAATATTCCTATTCGTACAGAAAAGGGTAGGGCTATCCGTAAAGCTTTTGTTCCCAGTAAGCCAGATCATGTGTTGCTTTCTGCTGATTATTCACAAATAGAATTACGTATTATGGCTTCTTTCTCACAAGATGAACATATGATAGAGGCATTTAAAGCAGGAAAGGATATTCATACGGCTACAGCGAGTAAGCTTTTTAAAGTACCGCTTGAACAGGTAGATGAATCCATGAGACGCCAAGCTAAGACAGCCAACTTTGGCATTATATATGGTATTTCTGGTTTTGGACTTGCACAACGGCTTGGTATTTCGCGGTCGGAAGCCATAGCCACCATTCAAGCTTATTTTCAAGAATTTCATGCTATAAAAGCCTATATGGATAGGGTTATTGGCCAAGCTAGAGAGCAAGGCTATGTAACTACCTTAATGGGACGAAAACGATATCTAAGGGATATCAACTCTAGGAATTCAACCTTACGTGGATTTGATGAGCGGAATGCCATCAACACGCCTATACAAGGTACTGCTGCTGAAATGATAAAACTAGCTATGGTACATATTTATGAATGGCTACAAAAAGAAAAACTTCAATCTAAATTAATTTTACAAGTACACGATGAACTTGTATTTGATGTGCCCCAGCATGAGATAGAAATCATGCGAGAGCATGTAGCTTACTTCATGAAAAATTCACTTCCTTTAGCAGGAGTACCTGTAGAGGTACAAATAGGCCTTGGGAAAAATTGGGAAGAAGCACACTAA
- a CDS encoding acetyl-CoA carboxylase carboxyltransferase subunit alpha, whose product MLLEFEKPIALLEEKLAAMKAKAAQRKASKLLQPIQKLEEQIKTLQAETFKNLTPWQRVQLSRHADRPYTLDYITHMTNDFISLHGDRTGKDDPAIVGGFARLDNQTIMLIGHQKGRTTKERQARNFGMANPEGYRKALRLMKLAEKFNKPIVTLIDTPGAYPGLEAEEHGQAEAIAKNIQSMFDIRVPIICIIIGEGASGGALGIAVGDRILMLENTWYSVISPESCASILWKSWDYKEQAAEVLKLTAADMQKLNLIDGIIAEPLGGAHRNPQEIALTVKTEILKQLETLNKVKSDKRMEERIEKFCKMGMVKE is encoded by the coding sequence ATGCTTTTAGAATTTGAAAAACCCATTGCACTTCTGGAGGAAAAATTAGCGGCTATGAAAGCAAAAGCTGCTCAGAGAAAAGCAAGCAAGCTTTTACAACCCATCCAAAAACTAGAGGAACAAATAAAGACACTACAAGCAGAAACCTTTAAAAATTTAACACCCTGGCAACGTGTACAGCTCTCTAGACATGCCGACAGACCCTATACATTAGATTATATTACCCATATGACTAATGATTTTATATCCTTACATGGCGACCGTACTGGCAAAGATGACCCTGCTATTGTAGGTGGTTTTGCTAGATTGGACAATCAAACCATTATGCTAATAGGGCATCAAAAAGGTAGAACTACTAAAGAACGACAAGCTAGAAACTTTGGCATGGCTAATCCAGAAGGGTATAGAAAAGCCTTACGCTTAATGAAGCTCGCTGAAAAATTTAATAAGCCTATTGTAACTCTAATAGATACGCCGGGTGCTTATCCAGGCTTAGAAGCGGAAGAGCATGGACAAGCAGAAGCGATTGCAAAGAACATACAAAGTATGTTTGATATCCGCGTGCCAATCATATGCATTATTATTGGAGAGGGAGCTTCGGGTGGTGCGCTGGGTATAGCTGTAGGAGACAGGATATTGATGTTAGAAAATACATGGTACTCTGTTATTTCCCCTGAATCGTGTGCTTCCATACTTTGGAAAAGCTGGGATTATAAGGAACAAGCAGCCGAAGTGTTAAAACTAACAGCAGCTGATATGCAAAAACTCAATCTTATTGACGGGATTATTGCAGAACCTCTGGGTGGCGCCCATAGAAATCCTCAAGAAATAGCCTTAACTGTAAAAACAGAAATACTTAAACAGCTTGAAACTCTTAATAAGGTAAAATCTGATAAAAGGATGGAAGAGCGCATAGAAAAGTTTTGTAAAATGGGTATGGTAAAGGAATAG
- a CDS encoding SEL1-like repeat protein: protein MKYTYSLIQPSIIRFLLISAVLQSCGTPPNSPPPAKEEPITHLPIPIEGLADKQLSPKESPISTIPQLQATEIEEGGAIQDMQALSDLAVAQGSGQDKACKTVKAYYHKVEAGVQEIALSTYAMARLYERGKDTEEDLGLALALYTKASKLGHPKAAYHAGRLHLFGRTARSDIREAYGFLEKAGQVGIYKACLLLGRVHEYGWGTVPNATEALAWYAQASLSLNRDSYSRGSALYHLGWLYKLGKGVESNEAAALSFFEQALIIGQGNPINQTPDQTSRMYSQRIENRVKKQTQEQLIRILTEISHNGEAIIKELENVNAHLELDDKADLALLVHHPLFKTNCKSVRLLNQMGNVGLIVEFVKHLKGTNVDAINLRETEMCDAEVVEFSKYLQRTNVRTLNLGENKITSTGAIEIAKHLQRTQVHTLDLGWNKIGDQGLVEVAENLQGTNVHTISLAKNDIGDEVTINFASHLQGTQVHTVDLSENLITPDVQRLLVEQYPHIKWFF from the coding sequence ATGAAATATACATATTCTTTAATACAGCCATCCATAATTCGCTTTTTATTGATAAGTGCTGTTTTACAGAGTTGCGGCACCCCTCCTAATTCACCGCCTCCTGCTAAAGAAGAACCCATAACTCACCTCCCCATTCCCATCGAAGGGCTAGCAGATAAACAGTTATCCCCTAAAGAAAGTCCTATAAGTACTATACCCCAGCTACAAGCAACAGAAATCGAGGAAGGAGGGGCGATCCAAGACATGCAAGCGTTGTCGGATTTGGCAGTAGCCCAAGGATCCGGACAAGACAAAGCTTGTAAAACAGTAAAAGCCTATTACCACAAGGTAGAAGCGGGAGTACAAGAGATTGCTCTTTCCACTTATGCAATGGCCCGATTATATGAGCGAGGTAAGGACACAGAAGAAGATTTAGGATTAGCCTTAGCGCTTTACACTAAAGCTAGCAAATTAGGACATCCAAAAGCAGCCTACCATGCAGGACGACTTCACTTGTTTGGCAGAACAGCAAGAAGTGATATAAGAGAAGCATACGGATTTCTAGAAAAAGCAGGCCAAGTAGGAATCTATAAAGCATGTTTATTATTGGGCAGAGTACATGAATATGGTTGGGGTACTGTGCCCAATGCAACAGAAGCATTAGCGTGGTATGCACAAGCATCATTATCCTTAAATAGGGATAGCTATTCACGTGGTAGTGCGTTGTACCATTTAGGATGGTTGTATAAGCTAGGTAAAGGGGTTGAAAGTAATGAAGCAGCAGCATTATCTTTTTTTGAGCAGGCTCTGATAATAGGGCAGGGTAACCCTATTAATCAAACACCTGACCAAACAAGTAGAATGTACAGTCAACGGATAGAAAATAGGGTAAAAAAGCAAACTCAAGAACAGCTCATACGAATCCTTACAGAAATATCCCATAATGGAGAAGCTATTATAAAAGAATTGGAAAATGTAAATGCTCATTTGGAGCTTGATGACAAGGCTGATTTAGCACTGTTAGTACATCACCCACTTTTTAAAACAAATTGCAAAAGCGTTCGTTTATTAAACCAGATGGGAAATGTTGGATTAATAGTTGAATTTGTTAAACATTTAAAAGGGACCAATGTCGATGCGATTAATTTGAGAGAAACTGAAATGTGTGACGCAGAAGTAGTAGAATTTTCCAAGTATTTACAAAGGACCAATGTGCGTACCCTTAATTTGGGAGAGAATAAAATAACAAGTACAGGAGCTATAGAGATCGCCAAGCATTTACAAAGAACACAGGTGCATACGCTTGATTTAGGTTGGAATAAAATAGGTGATCAAGGTTTGGTGGAGGTTGCTGAAAACTTGCAAGGAACAAATGTACATACAATTTCTTTAGCTAAGAATGATATAGGAGACGAAGTTACAATCAACTTTGCTAGCCATTTACAGGGAACACAGGTGCATACGGTTGATTTAAGCGAGAATCTAATAACGCCTGATGTCCAAAGGTTACTCGTGGAACAATATCCGCATATTAAGTGGTTTTTTTAG